The genomic DNA tggattcgtctgagtgtgcgcagggtaaCAACGTCGTTGTTTTGATCATCTCTAGCCGTCAGCCGTCCGTGTGAACCGATTCAGGGAGGTACCAGGTAGATTCAACACTCCAACGACTCTCCGTCAATTTTCTGCACAACAAGACCCGTCTTCATCCgacagcttccggacgggatcaaatacTATATACAAATTCTCATAGAGATACAATAGTCATTATTGAGACATTAGACCATGTAATGTGTTTGTTCAAGGATAATCTAGTATTAGCATAATAGTGCATaacatttatttatattttatattagcTGATAACTCCATGCAATCCTTCTCCTTTCTCTATGATAGAGTTTATTTGTCGGGCAGATTCTTGATTCAACATTAGAGATATGAATTAGGGTTGGTCCGTGTCCATAATTTGTTTCGTCCAAATGACAAGTCCAAAATAGTGTAATTAAAATTTTCCACCCTCTCCGTCAGTTATTCGGACTCAATTGGGTTGGCTGCTTCCTGTGTTTTAATTTAACTAAACACAAGAATCAATCAAACAAAAAACATAACAGTTAATGTTGACCGATTCAACCCCTAATTGGATTCAAAACACACCGTTTAATTTATAGGATTAGAGAAAATGTAGCGAAACCACAAAACCCCAAGCTTTAACCAGTATTAGTCCTTGTATTTCTGCAAGCATCGCTCTAATCCATTACATCCCTGATACTACCTATCACCGATTCCAATTTCCATGGGAGAACTACGACTCAAACCACATGCTCATTACAGAAAATAGGCAATAGTTACGATTCGGTTTCCCCGTCCCTTCAACCAGAGAAAGCGAGAGGGAGGGAGAAGCAAGCACAAAAGAAATCGTCACGTCATCATCGATTctccttcttgttcttcttctccttcatctttctagatatatatcatctaatttaattgagaagaagaagaatgattcAGGTGAGCAACACACTCGTTGGTGTACTCAACTTCCTGACCCTCCTCATATCCTTTCCCATCATCGGATCCGGCTTATACTTCCGCCTCAATTCTGCCACCCAATGCGAGGAATTCCTCTACCTCCCCCTCCTCGTCTTGGGCAGCTTCCTCTTTGTGGTCTCTGTCCTCGGCCTGGTCGGCTCCTGCGCACGCCTCTCCTTCTTCATGTGGCTCTATCTCTTCGTCCTCTTCGTCCTCATCCTCGCCATGATCGTCTTCGCCATCCTTGCCTTCGTGGTCACCAACAAGGGCGTGGGAGAGACGGTGGCCGGGGTGGGCTTCAAGGAGTACAGGCTTGGTGACTACAACGATTGGCTACAAAAGATGGTGGCGGATTGGAAGACGTGGGAGAAAATCATCGATTGCCTCACGGATGCCAGAGTTTGCGGTGGCTTTCAGCAATTGGTGGGTCTGCAGGCGAATGAATTCTTCATGAAAAATCTCTCTCCCGTCCAGGTACATGTATATGTATCACCTGCACACATGTCTCTTTGTACAAATGACTGATATCATCGTTGCTTATAATCTTAAATTTTCTTCAAAAAATGGGGGCAGTCGGGCTGCTGCAAGCCCCCAACGGTCTGCGGATACGTGTACCAGAATGCCACTTTCTGGACAACCCCGGCGACGGGGCTCAAATCGACGGACGCGGATTGCCAACGGTGGAGCAACGAGGAGAAGAAGCTGTGCTACGAGTGCGGGTCGTGCAAAGCAGGTGTGCTTGCGACCATCAAGAGCAGGTGGAAAGAGGTGTCTATCTTTAACGTTTGCCTCATTGTGTTTTTGATCCTCATCTACTCGATTGGGTGTTGTGCTCGGCGCAACAACAACACCAAGCGATACGAGCAGTATTACCGTGGCGGTGGATATCGCTGAGCAAGCtaactaattaaatattttgtacaATTGTCATCTCTTTTCGAGCACTATTTGTTTTGATTTGTCAGTTTTTTTTTTCGCCAACTAAATGGAGACATGGTAAGCAAGGCATTGAAGGCTGCAATATTCCTTCTTATTCATCAAGCACTAGGTGAACGACATGAGATATTGAGATGTACATGATCAGATTGGTGGCAGCACTATATGGTTTCATGCTACAATGTTTTTGAGTGTAGATAATACCATTACTTCGTAGTCAAATTAATGACGTCAGTTGACAAAATATTCTATCTATTTCTTTTGTGTTTGAGTTATAGAATTTAATCTTTTTCATTGTTTATCAATTGGGAAGACTAAGGCAAAATGACAATGAAAATCACCATATATTGAATTTCCTACACTTATACCACTAAAAAAACCTGCATTTAAGGACAAAAATTAGGGATGAAAAATTTCCGTCCCAAATCTAAAACCATTTAGTGACAAAATTAGAAATTGGCACTAATGAATAACGAATATAGTAACGAAATAGTTTTGTCGTAAATTggcaaaaaattaatttcatcacAAAACTCGTTGCCAATTAATGATGAAATTCAATATTCATTGCAAACTTTGCAACGAAATTCAAGACTCATtgtaaattttgcaacgaaatcaATATTCGTTGCAAACTTTGTGATGAATTATTCGTTGTGAAATgggcaaaaattaaaaataaaagtaaaagtgTCCGAAATTGGTTAATAAACCTAGAGAGttcagaatgatatgaaattagttctATGTGTTCACCTAATTCTCCTTATTATGTCCATacattcaaatatcaatttgaccta from Zingiber officinale cultivar Zhangliang chromosome 4A, Zo_v1.1, whole genome shotgun sequence includes the following:
- the LOC121972445 gene encoding tetraspanin-8-like gives rise to the protein MIQVSNTLVGVLNFLTLLISFPIIGSGLYFRLNSATQCEEFLYLPLLVLGSFLFVVSVLGLVGSCARLSFFMWLYLFVLFVLILAMIVFAILAFVVTNKGVGETVAGVGFKEYRLGDYNDWLQKMVADWKTWEKIIDCLTDARVCGGFQQLVGLQANEFFMKNLSPVQSGCCKPPTVCGYVYQNATFWTTPATGLKSTDADCQRWSNEEKKLCYECGSCKAGVLATIKSRWKEVSIFNVCLIVFLILIYSIGCCARRNNNTKRYEQYYRGGGYR